Within the Bacteroidia bacterium genome, the region ACAAAGTCCGAAGCACAAGGGGTTAACGGTAGTAGGGATGCTTGCAATAACGCCCGGTGCTAACGGCACAGTAGCGCAAACACTCATCGTACAACCATTGGCATCTGTGATAGTAACACAATACTGTCCGGGAGTCAGATTGGTGGCACAGGCCGCGGTCTGACCCGATGGCGACCAGAGATAAGTATAAGGACCCACACCGCCGGTGGCATTCACACATGCCCCTCCGTCCGGAAGATTACAATGGGAAGTATCCACCGTAGTAGTGGCTGCGAGTGGCGCCGGCTGGGAAACAATTGCGGTATCCGTGATGGTACAGCCGTTCGCATCGGTAACAATGATCGTATAAGTACCCGCACATAATCCGGTTGCGGAAGCATTTGTTCCACCGGATGGTGTCCAGTTGTAAGTGTATGGAAGAGTGCCGCCTGCCGGAATAGTAACAGCCTGACCGTTACAGGAACCATTGCATAGCGCTGCAAAACCGGCAGTCGTAATTGAGAGTGCTGTTGGTTGAGTTATCACAACCGTGGCAGAAGCTGTGCATCCATTCGCATCGGTAACCGTAACAGTATATGTTCCGGCCGTAAGCCCTGTTGCGTTTTGTCCGTTTCCTCCTGAGGGGGTCCAGGCGTAGGTATAACCGGGTGTACCACCTGAAGGCGTTGACGATGCACTTCCATTATTCCCGCCGAAACAATTTACGTTACCTGTATTGGCTGCGGTTAGCGTCAACTGTGGCGGTTGGGAAATAGTAATTGTTGTGCTGGTGACACATCCGTTTGCATCGGTTACTGTTACTGTATAATTGCCGGCGGTGAGACCTGTGGCATTTGCCGTATTCCCTCCGGACGGTGACCACAAATAAGTGTAAGCCGGTGTTCCCCCTGTTACAGTCACTGAAGCTGATCCGTTGTTACCACCGAAACAACTCACGTTGGCGGAGGCCGAAATAACCGAGGACGGCGCCCCGGCTGAAGGAACGGTTACGTTTGCTGAAATGGTACATCCATTTGCATCCGTAACGATGACCGTGTAGTTGCCGGCCATTAGACCTGTGGCGCTTGCGTTTGTACCACCGGAAGGTGACCAGAGATAAGAATATGCAGGAGTGCCTCCGGATACTGTGACACTGGCCGAACCGTTGGGTTGTCCGCAGGTACTTTGCTGGAAGGAAGTGCTCGCCGAAAGTGCGGTTGGTTGCGTGATCGTAAACACTGCTGTGGATGTACAATTCGTAGAGTTAGTAATGGTTACAGTATAATTTCCGGCACATAGTCCGGTAGCCGTTGGACCATTACCTCCCGAAGGCGTCCATACATAGGTGAATGGCGGACCGCCTGATGCATTCACCGTGGCTGTTCCAGTGCATTGTCCGTTACAAAGAATATTTGTCTGTGATTGTGTAGAACTGGGGGGCGGACTTACAGTAACACAAACCGGGTTCGACACAACGGAACCGCAACCTGTGACCACAGCCTGAAAACATGTACTTGTCATCAGAGGGCCGGTTACATAAGGTGTGGTAGTGGCCGAAGGAATATTGGTCCATGGTCCTGTTGAAGTCGGTCCTGACTGCCATTGAATGGTTCCGGTGTAGCCTGTCAGCGTCAAAGTTACAGGCGTTCCTGCACAGATAGGATTCGGAGTTACTGAAGCGGTGCCTGCCACCGGAGGAACTGCCGTGGTGATGGTGATGGTGTTGGAAGCCGTCCAGCATCCGAGCGGACCGCCGGTAACCACACAGGTATAAGTTGTGGTAGCAGTTGGAGAAGCAACGGGATTCGCAATCGCAGGATTACTCAGCGATGCGGAAGGAGTCCAGGAATACGTAGGCGTAGAACCTCCGCAGGAATTATTAATGGTGCAGTTAAGCTGGGAAGTTTGTGGTGTACATATTGAGGTAGGACTACCAGAAAGTGTGATCGTAGGCTGAACAAAGGTGCCCGGTGTTGTGAATGTGAACGTTGCCGTCCACCCGCTGAAGGTAGCAGCCGGCCACATCTCGCGTGCCCGGAATTTATACACTGTACCAGGACAAAGCGTTGAAATATTTATAGACTGTTGAGGTAATGCCCAGGGAGTTGTTGTTTTTGTGTACGCAGCGGTAGTAAAAAATGGTCCAACGCCGGTAAAGTTCCCCGTATTACATACAATTTCTACCTGAATGTTGTAGGTACAATTGTATATCGTGTTGCTGGACCAGTTCAGCAGCAGGTTGGGTCCGGAAATGCTTTGACTCAGTAGAGTCGGTACATTGAGGGGTGAACAAGCCTCTGCTGTACGGCTCGAGAATAAAAAAATAATGCTCAGCAGACCTAATACGATACTCTTCCTCATCTTTGGAACAATTAAGGACTCCTTGTATGTCAGACCCGTAAACTTCCTCAGCGGTTGCAGGGCAATAGAGAATGATAATAAAATTAAATGGCACCAAATAAATATATTTATTTGATTATCAATAAATTATAAATACGCAGATCGTTGGTGAGCCAATGCAGGTTACTTTTGACACTTCTGCGGGCGTGGTGAAATTGGTAGACATACCAGACTTAGGATCTGGCGCCGCAAGGCATGGGGGTTCGAGTCCCTCCGCCCGCACAATAAATATATCCGACGAGAAGCATAAACTGGGTCAACTACCTGACCGGTTCTTTTGCGTGGCTGGTAAACTGAAAGATGGGAGATGGTAAAGCGACTGCTATTTCTGCTGTTTATTTTTTCTGTATCCGCAGGCATTTTCAGGGCGCAGTCCCCTACCAGCAGTTGCACGATTCCATCCGTTAAGCAGGATTCCATCCTTTCTTTTGCCTACCTCTATCTTGGAGTACCGTACAAATATGCAGGTACGAGTCCGAAGGGTTTCGACTGTTCCGGCTTTGTGTATTTCGTTTTCCGTCATTATGCCATCGATTTACCCAGGACTTCACGCGACATGGGGAGGGCAGGGATAGAAGTACCGATTGATTCCTGTCGTGCGGGCGACATTATTCTGTTCAAGGGAACCAATGCACGGAGTAAGGGGATCGGACATGCAGGCATTGTAACCTGGAGCGACGGGAAAGATGTTCAGTTTATTCACTCCTCTTCTAATAAAAAGAGAGGGGGAGTTATACTGAGTTGTTTCAGTGACTCCCCCTATTACGAGAAACGATTTATTAAGGTAGTTCGGGTTTTACCCTGATCTATTCTATAACAATTTTACCACTCTTCTTTTTATTTCCTGAGATCAGGCTGTAAGAATAGATACCAGCACTGAGGTTACTGCCATCAATCTTTATTCTGGAATCTGCTGTAATCACGGGTATTTCCAGTGTGTAAACCACACGTCCCATCACATCCATCATCCGCAGTGTGGTCATTTCACTTACCGCTTCTTTAAATTCAAAATGGATCACATCCTGTGCCGGATTGGGAAACACCTGAACACCGCTGAGTACGGAATATTCATCTATTCCCACCAGTGTTACGTTAATACAAGTGGTATCGTTATTTGCATTAACGTCCGTGTTCTTCGATGTCCAGCAGCAGAGCACATCGCTTCCGCTGTAAGGCGGAGTGAGCAATGTTGTAAACGTAAACAGAACAGAATCACCCGGAGGAATGGCAGGGCCCGTATAGGCCTGCGTAGTTGGCATTCCGGACATTCCCAGTTTGTAATTCACGTTTATAAAATAGTTATCGGGCTGCGTGCCGAAGTTCTTAATCCAGCAACTCACCTGAGTAGGCGAAGAAAGCGTTGCGTTATTGAGCGGGCTTTGAATTTTGCACACTCCCACATCCTCCGGAACCGCTTTCATATAATCGGTCCCGATAAAGAAATCAGCATTATCCATATCCCGGTAATCCGACCAGATATTAGCAAATACCTCGTAGGAATTCATGGAAATGGGAAGTGT harbors:
- a CDS encoding C40 family peptidase, translated to MVKRLLFLLFIFSVSAGIFRAQSPTSSCTIPSVKQDSILSFAYLYLGVPYKYAGTSPKGFDCSGFVYFVFRHYAIDLPRTSRDMGRAGIEVPIDSCRAGDIILFKGTNARSKGIGHAGIVTWSDGKDVQFIHSSSNKKRGGVILSCFSDSPYYEKRFIKVVRVLP
- a CDS encoding gliding motility-associated C-terminal domain-containing protein, which produces MRKSIVLGLLSIIFLFSSRTAEACSPLNVPTLLSQSISGPNLLLNWSSNTIYNCTYNIQVEIVCNTGNFTGVGPFFTTAAYTKTTTPWALPQQSINISTLCPGTVYKFRAREMWPAATFSGWTATFTFTTPGTFVQPTITLSGSPTSICTPQTSQLNCTINNSCGGSTPTYSWTPSASLSNPAIANPVASPTATTTYTCVVTGGPLGCWTASNTITITTAVPPVAGTASVTPNPICAGTPVTLTLTGYTGTIQWQSGPTSTGPWTNIPSATTTPYVTGPLMTSTCFQAVVTGCGSVVSNPVCVTVSPPPSSTQSQTNILCNGQCTGTATVNASGGPPFTYVWTPSGGNGPTATGLCAGNYTVTITNSTNCTSTAVFTITQPTALSASTSFQQSTCGQPNGSASVTVSGGTPAYSYLWSPSGGTNASATGLMAGNYTVIVTDANGCTISANVTVPSAGAPSSVISASANVSCFGGNNGSASVTVTGGTPAYTYLWSPSGGNTANATGLTAGNYTVTVTDANGCVTSTTITISQPPQLTLTAANTGNVNCFGGNNGSASSTPSGGTPGYTYAWTPSGGNGQNATGLTAGTYTVTVTDANGCTASATVVITQPTALSITTAGFAALCNGSCNGQAVTIPAGGTLPYTYNWTPSGGTNASATGLCAGTYTIIVTDANGCTITDTAIVSQPAPLAATTTVDTSHCNLPDGGACVNATGGVGPYTYLWSPSGQTAACATNLTPGQYCVTITDANGCTMSVCATVPLAPGVIASIPTTVNPLCFGLCTGTADAQATGGIGPYSYAWAPSGGNAQTATGLCAGTYSVTVTDASGCISTATCIITQPPQLTISTSNPATICIGQCVTLTSTVTGGTPAYTVVWSPAGPTVCPTVTTSYTVTVTDANGCTAGPQTATVSVNAPLSVSASVAPNPICIGSSASLTAMGSGGSGTGYSYQWLPINQTGNPVSVSPTSTTTYTVVVSDNCNTPTATATVTLTVNPLPVPVSFPPDSGCAPFCTSFTDLTPNATAWSWNFSGGTPASATGSTTGQICWAVPGTYDVVLTVTDNNGCVGAATVSSVTVLTDPIAGFTPSASSVSILNPEVCFSSTAVNASTYLWDFGAPNDNNNTSTLPNPCHLYTDTGTYCIQQIVTSVQGCRDSITHCIKVEPDFTFYAPNAFTPDGNGTNDGFLPVGEGWDRDTYELWIFDRWGKVIFYSQIWNKPWDGKVQGGKGELVQEDVYVWRVNIHDYKGQKHKFVGHVSVIR